A single genomic interval of Deinococcus radiotolerans harbors:
- a CDS encoding acetate--CoA ligase: MTDAPRPDRWFVPQSVLRRLQSTPDADIEAAQRDPDAFWLAQARTFEWTKAPTTGLTWNRPHMQWFADGETNITLSALDRHARGEARTRAALIWLSETEEAQVITYGMLHERVERAAAGLRALGVTAGDRVVIYMPLTPEGVIAMLACARLGAVHSVVYAGLGVGALRDRITDAGARVVITADVGYRRGKLVDLYAIASEAIADLGGVEHLVLWERIKTYQREHDARTVPWESLFTHGRAGAVPVNAEHPLYVLYTSGSTGKPKGVIHTHGGYMVASTYHLGQLFDVRAGDVFFCTSDIGWIVGHSYIVYSPLAAGATVLFREGAPDFPDPGVFWRTVERYGVNVLFTAPTALRLFMKLGPDVLKGHDLSSLRVIACAGEALNPEAWRWAQEHLAGGLEEGAHAVVIDHWWQTELGAPILGTHPRWPARPGFVGRPLAGVDADVVDEQGRSLPDGEQGHLVLRRPTPGMMRGIHGNPEKYAQVWTENPAGYLSGDLAVRDEHGYISILGRADDVLNVAGHRIGSADVEDALVAHPAVAEAAVIGVPDDLKGESIVAHVILRQGFEDQVGRGLRASISEHVRRELGPIATPGEIRVVTALPKTRSGKIMRRVLRAQALGQDPGDLTTLEG, from the coding sequence ATGACGGATGCCCCACGCCCTGACCGCTGGTTCGTACCCCAGTCCGTGCTGCGCCGCCTGCAGAGCACCCCCGACGCCGACATCGAGGCCGCCCAGCGCGACCCGGACGCCTTCTGGCTGGCACAGGCCCGCACCTTCGAGTGGACGAAAGCACCCACAACCGGCCTGACCTGGAACCGCCCGCACATGCAGTGGTTCGCGGACGGTGAGACGAACATCACCCTCAGCGCCCTGGACCGCCACGCACGCGGCGAGGCCCGCACGCGCGCGGCGCTGATCTGGCTGTCAGAAACCGAGGAGGCGCAGGTCATCACGTACGGCATGCTGCACGAACGGGTCGAGCGGGCCGCCGCCGGGCTGCGCGCGCTGGGCGTGACCGCAGGCGACCGCGTGGTGATCTACATGCCCCTGACCCCGGAGGGCGTGATCGCCATGCTGGCCTGCGCGCGCCTGGGCGCGGTGCATTCGGTCGTGTACGCAGGCTTGGGCGTGGGCGCGCTGCGCGACCGCATCACGGACGCCGGGGCGCGCGTGGTCATCACGGCCGACGTCGGGTACCGGCGCGGAAAACTCGTGGACCTGTACGCCATCGCCTCCGAGGCCATCGCGGACCTGGGCGGCGTGGAACACCTCGTGCTGTGGGAACGCATCAAGACCTACCAGCGCGAACACGACGCCCGCACCGTCCCCTGGGAGAGCCTCTTCACGCACGGCCGCGCCGGAGCGGTGCCCGTGAACGCCGAGCACCCCCTGTACGTGCTGTACACGTCCGGCAGCACCGGGAAACCCAAGGGCGTCATCCACACGCACGGCGGGTACATGGTCGCCAGCACCTACCACCTCGGACAGCTGTTCGACGTGCGGGCCGGAGACGTGTTCTTCTGCACCAGCGACATCGGCTGGATCGTGGGCCACAGCTACATCGTGTACTCGCCGCTGGCCGCCGGGGCCACCGTCCTCTTCCGCGAGGGCGCCCCGGACTTCCCGGACCCCGGCGTGTTCTGGCGCACGGTCGAACGCTACGGCGTGAACGTGCTGTTCACCGCGCCCACCGCGCTGCGCCTGTTCATGAAACTCGGCCCGGACGTCCTGAAGGGGCACGACCTGAGCAGCCTGCGCGTGATCGCCTGCGCGGGCGAGGCCCTGAACCCCGAGGCGTGGCGCTGGGCGCAGGAGCACCTCGCCGGGGGACTGGAGGAGGGCGCGCACGCCGTCGTCATCGACCACTGGTGGCAGACGGAACTGGGCGCCCCCATCCTGGGCACCCACCCGCGCTGGCCCGCCCGGCCCGGCTTCGTGGGCCGCCCCCTGGCGGGCGTGGACGCCGACGTGGTCGACGAGCAGGGCCGCAGCCTCCCGGACGGCGAGCAGGGACACCTCGTGCTGCGCCGCCCCACGCCCGGCATGATGCGCGGCATTCACGGCAACCCCGAGAAGTACGCGCAGGTCTGGACCGAGAACCCCGCCGGGTACCTGTCCGGGGACCTCGCCGTGCGCGACGAACACGGGTACATCAGCATCCTGGGCCGCGCGGACGACGTGCTGAACGTCGCCGGGCACCGCATCGGCAGCGCCGACGTGGAAGACGCTCTGGTCGCCCACCCCGCCGTAGCGGAGGCCGCCGTGATCGGCGTGCCCGACGACCTGAAAGGCGAGAGCATCGTCGCGCACGTCATCCTGCGCCAGGGCTTCGAGGATCAGGTCGGGCGGGGCCTGCGCGCCAGCATCAGCGAACACGTGCGGCGCGAACTGGGCCCCATCGCCACCCCCGGCGAGATCCGCGTGGTCACCGCCCTGCCCAAGACGCGCAGCGGGAAGATCATGCGCCGCGTCCTGCGCGCCCAGGCGCTCGGACAGGACCCCGGCGACCTCACCACCCTGGAAGGATAG
- the der gene encoding ribosome biogenesis GTPase Der has product MHKVAIVGRPNVGKSSLFNRLIGRREAVVADFPGVTRDAKEGLMLYHNHRITLIDTGGLWSGDEWEEAIRQKAEWAMEGAQAIIFVLDPREGLSAADYEVTDWLRRLGKPVIIAANKIDSPKHEVYMAELWGLGFGEPIAISAEHARGLDDLMDRVLTHMPEDTDDVPEIAPIRISLIGRPNVGKSSLLNAITQTDRAIVADQPGTTRDSLDVEWDYGGQRFVLVDTAGIRKKPDTAIEDYAIQRSQAAIERSDLIWLVLNAGELGDHELKLANLAYDSGKPVIVVVNKWDLVPDEDLKRVEKDLNQKLNHISYAPRVYTSAINEYGIHDMLAEAMKLHEKWQSRIPTSELNRWLEVWQMRQAVPNFHGKKLKMYFMTQVETAPPTFAIFCNRADFVTRAYEGFLQNRIREDLQLAGIPVRLKWKEKGPYKREKKNEADE; this is encoded by the coding sequence ATGCATAAAGTCGCCATCGTCGGCCGACCCAACGTCGGCAAGTCCAGCCTGTTCAACCGCCTCATCGGCCGCCGCGAGGCCGTCGTCGCCGACTTCCCCGGCGTGACCCGCGACGCGAAAGAAGGCCTGATGCTGTACCACAACCACCGCATCACCCTGATCGACACCGGTGGCCTCTGGAGTGGGGACGAGTGGGAAGAGGCCATCCGCCAGAAGGCCGAGTGGGCCATGGAGGGCGCGCAGGCCATCATCTTCGTCCTCGACCCCCGCGAGGGCCTCAGCGCCGCCGACTACGAGGTCACCGACTGGCTGCGCCGCCTGGGCAAACCGGTCATCATCGCCGCGAACAAGATCGACAGCCCCAAGCACGAGGTCTACATGGCCGAACTGTGGGGCCTGGGCTTCGGGGAGCCCATCGCCATCAGCGCCGAGCACGCCCGCGGCCTCGACGACCTCATGGACCGCGTCCTGACGCACATGCCCGAGGACACCGATGACGTTCCCGAGATCGCGCCCATCCGCATCAGCCTGATCGGCCGACCCAACGTCGGCAAGAGCAGCCTCCTGAACGCCATCACCCAGACCGACCGCGCCATCGTCGCCGACCAGCCCGGCACCACCCGCGACAGCCTGGACGTCGAATGGGACTACGGCGGGCAGCGCTTCGTGCTTGTGGACACCGCCGGGATCCGCAAGAAACCCGACACGGCCATCGAGGACTACGCCATCCAGCGCTCGCAGGCCGCCATCGAACGCAGCGACCTGATCTGGCTGGTGCTGAACGCCGGGGAACTCGGCGATCACGAACTGAAACTCGCGAACCTCGCGTACGACAGCGGCAAACCCGTCATTGTCGTCGTGAACAAATGGGACCTCGTGCCCGACGAGGACCTCAAACGCGTTGAGAAGGACCTCAACCAGAAACTCAACCACATCAGCTACGCGCCGCGCGTGTACACCAGCGCCATCAACGAGTACGGCATTCACGACATGCTTGCCGAGGCCATGAAACTCCACGAGAAATGGCAGAGCCGCATCCCCACCAGCGAACTCAACCGCTGGCTGGAAGTCTGGCAGATGCGTCAGGCCGTCCCGAACTTCCACGGGAAGAAACTCAAGATGTACTTCATGACCCAAGTGGAGACCGCGCCCCCCACCTTCGCGATCTTCTGTAACCGCGCCGACTTCGTCACCCGCGCGTACGAGGGCTTCCTGCAAAACCGCATCCGCGAGGACCTGCAACTCGCCGGGATTCCCGTCCGCCTGAAATGGAAGGAAAAGGGGCCCTACAAACGCGAGAAGAAAAACGAAGCCGACGAGTAA
- a CDS encoding class I SAM-dependent RNA methyltransferase — MSDALLTLEIEKLVAGGLGLARDESGVVLVRGALPGEQVTARVRSGKGVRQGVTVDVLRRSPQRVDGPELPTADLAHASYDAQLEFKRAFVEEALSRIAKVRHGVAATVPSPQEWGYRNTAQYLVTPQGLAYRERRGSEPLVVRADPLVMPEIQAVLDRIDPERLDPATEVAFRASRLTGEVVAAVIGAGEPKAFLRASDHLMEAGVVGVSLAQPAGRRFSAGVRLIAGEGEITEQFGEVQVRVSATGFAQVNPEAAGLAYRRATQLAGEGEHAVDLYGGAGAIGRHLAKHFRRVTVLDSSAEALARGRQDVANTGEGNVTFRNGDAARFSELGTDVIVVDPPRAGLEEAARDHIHASTADRLVYVSCDPATWARDVGDLVRRGWKLGEVVPHDFYPQTSHVEIVSVLNR, encoded by the coding sequence ATGTCGGACGCACTGCTTACGCTGGAAATTGAGAAACTTGTAGCCGGGGGGCTGGGACTGGCCCGGGACGAGTCCGGCGTGGTGCTGGTCCGGGGGGCGCTGCCGGGTGAGCAGGTCACGGCGCGGGTGCGCAGCGGGAAGGGCGTCCGCCAGGGCGTGACGGTGGACGTGCTGCGCCGCAGCCCGCAGCGCGTGGACGGCCCGGAGCTGCCCACGGCGGATCTGGCGCACGCGAGCTACGACGCGCAGCTGGAGTTCAAGCGGGCGTTCGTGGAGGAGGCCCTGAGCCGCATCGCGAAGGTGCGGCATGGGGTGGCGGCGACGGTGCCCAGCCCGCAGGAGTGGGGCTACCGGAACACCGCGCAGTACCTCGTGACCCCGCAGGGCCTCGCGTACCGCGAGCGGCGCGGCAGTGAGCCGCTGGTGGTGCGCGCAGACCCGCTGGTGATGCCGGAGATTCAGGCGGTGCTGGACCGCATTGATCCCGAGCGGCTGGACCCGGCGACCGAGGTGGCGTTCCGCGCCAGTCGCCTGACGGGCGAGGTCGTGGCAGCCGTGATCGGTGCGGGGGAACCGAAGGCGTTCCTGCGGGCTAGTGATCACCTGATGGAGGCCGGGGTGGTGGGCGTGAGTCTGGCGCAGCCGGCGGGTCGGCGCTTCAGTGCGGGCGTGCGCCTGATCGCAGGTGAGGGTGAGATCACCGAGCAGTTCGGGGAGGTGCAGGTGCGGGTGTCCGCGACGGGCTTCGCGCAGGTGAACCCGGAGGCGGCGGGCCTCGCGTACCGCCGGGCGACGCAGCTGGCCGGTGAGGGCGAGCACGCGGTGGACCTGTACGGGGGGGCGGGGGCGATCGGTCGTCACCTCGCGAAGCACTTCCGGCGGGTGACGGTGCTGGATTCGTCCGCGGAGGCGCTGGCGCGCGGGCGGCAGGACGTGGCGAACACCGGCGAGGGGAACGTGACGTTCCGCAACGGGGACGCGGCGCGGTTCAGTGAGCTGGGCACGGACGTGATCGTGGTGGATCCGCCGCGCGCGGGGCTGGAGGAGGCGGCGCGGGATCACATCCACGCGAGTACCGCCGACCGGCTGGTGTACGTGTCGTGCGACCCGGCGACGTGGGCGCGGGACGTGGGGGATCTGGTGCGGCGCGGCTGGAAGCTGGGTGAGGTGGTCCCGCATGACTTCTACCCGCAGACGAGTCACGTGGAGATCGTGAGCGTCCTGAACCGCTGA
- the pta gene encoding phosphate acetyltransferase has protein sequence MKTLFVAPTRNGVGLSSTALGLTRALERQGLKVAFLKPIAQTHELSTDDSVHFARALAHLSVPDPIALALAEEQLSHGGEEDLMESVVALAQEVTQGGADVLIAEGLALNERNTYAGALNASLARNLQADTVLVSSLAGVTPGELADELEIAAQAYRRSDGSGLSGYVLNFAPPGLDYGTLMAELRSRSRVLASGELPLLGVVSQSAGLNAPRTLDIARHLRADVVNEGEAGVRRVTSTVVTARTVPRMAHLFVPGALVVTPGDREDVIMAAALSHLSGVPLAGLMFTSGSGPEESIERLCRAALGSTLPVLRVNTNSFETASRLSRLDARVPHDDPQRMDRMLDFIADRLDTVPLGTRLRAPLDGERRLPPSAFRYELIQKARAAAKRIVLPEGDEPRTVKAAIRCVEKGIARPVLLARPERVRQVAEGQGLTLPEGLEVLDPDTIRALYVAPMVELRKSKGLTAPQAEAQLEDTVVLGTMMLALGEVDGLVSGAIHTTANTVRPALQLIKTAPGSKLVSSVFFMLMPEQVLVYGDAAINPNPNAEELADIAIQSADSARAFGITPRVAMLSYSTGESGSGEDVEKVKAATALVRERRPDLLVDGPMQYDAASVLSVGQQKAPGSPVAGRATVFIFPDLNTGNTTYKAVQRAAGVVAVGPMLQGLRKPVNDLSRGALVDDIVYTIALTAIQATQVEGTPSP, from the coding sequence ATGAAAACGCTCTTCGTCGCCCCGACCCGCAACGGCGTGGGCCTGAGCAGCACGGCGCTGGGCCTCACGCGGGCGCTGGAACGGCAGGGCCTGAAGGTCGCGTTCCTGAAACCCATCGCGCAGACGCACGAGCTGAGCACCGACGACAGCGTGCACTTCGCGCGGGCGCTGGCGCACCTAAGCGTGCCCGACCCGATCGCGCTGGCGCTGGCCGAGGAGCAGCTCAGTCACGGCGGCGAGGAGGACCTGATGGAGAGCGTCGTGGCCCTCGCGCAGGAGGTCACGCAGGGGGGCGCGGACGTCCTGATCGCCGAGGGGCTGGCGCTGAACGAACGGAACACGTACGCCGGGGCGCTGAACGCCAGCCTCGCGCGCAACCTCCAGGCGGACACGGTCCTGGTCTCCAGTCTGGCTGGGGTCACGCCGGGCGAACTGGCCGATGAGCTGGAGATCGCCGCGCAGGCGTACCGGCGCAGCGACGGCTCGGGCCTCAGCGGGTACGTGCTGAATTTCGCCCCGCCCGGCCTGGACTACGGCACACTGATGGCGGAACTGCGTTCGCGCAGCCGCGTGCTCGCCAGCGGGGAGTTGCCGCTGCTGGGCGTGGTGTCGCAGTCGGCGGGCCTGAACGCGCCGCGCACGCTGGACATCGCGCGGCACCTGCGGGCCGACGTGGTGAACGAGGGTGAGGCCGGCGTGCGCCGCGTGACGAGCACCGTCGTGACGGCCCGGACCGTGCCGCGCATGGCGCACCTGTTCGTGCCGGGCGCGCTGGTCGTCACGCCCGGCGACCGCGAGGACGTCATCATGGCCGCCGCGCTGTCGCACCTCAGCGGCGTGCCGCTGGCGGGGCTGATGTTCACGTCCGGCAGCGGCCCCGAGGAGAGCATCGAGCGGCTGTGCCGCGCCGCGCTGGGCAGCACCCTGCCGGTCCTGCGGGTGAACACGAACTCCTTCGAGACGGCCTCGCGCCTCTCGCGGCTGGACGCGCGCGTGCCGCACGACGACCCGCAGCGCATGGACCGCATGCTGGACTTCATCGCGGACCGGCTGGACACCGTACCCCTCGGTACGCGCCTGCGCGCCCCGCTGGACGGCGAGCGGCGCCTGCCGCCCAGCGCGTTCCGCTACGAACTCATCCAGAAGGCCCGCGCGGCCGCCAAACGCATCGTGCTGCCCGAGGGGGACGAGCCGCGCACCGTGAAGGCCGCGATCCGCTGCGTCGAGAAGGGCATCGCGCGCCCGGTGCTGCTCGCCAGGCCCGAGCGGGTGCGGCAGGTGGCCGAGGGGCAGGGCCTCACGCTGCCCGAGGGGCTGGAGGTGCTGGATCCGGACACCATCCGCGCGCTGTACGTCGCGCCGATGGTCGAGCTGCGCAAGAGCAAGGGCCTGACCGCCCCGCAGGCCGAGGCGCAGCTGGAGGACACCGTCGTGCTGGGCACCATGATGCTCGCCCTGGGTGAGGTGGACGGCCTCGTGTCGGGCGCCATCCACACCACGGCGAACACCGTGCGGCCCGCGCTGCAGCTCATCAAGACCGCGCCCGGCTCGAAACTGGTCAGCAGCGTGTTCTTCATGCTCATGCCCGAACAGGTGCTCGTGTACGGCGACGCCGCCATCAACCCCAACCCGAACGCCGAGGAACTCGCCGACATCGCCATCCAGAGTGCCGACAGCGCCCGCGCGTTCGGCATCACGCCCCGGGTTGCCATGCTGTCCTACTCCACCGGCGAGTCCGGCAGCGGCGAGGACGTCGAGAAGGTCAAGGCCGCCACCGCCCTGGTCCGCGAACGCCGCCCGGACCTCCTCGTCGATGGGCCCATGCAGTACGACGCCGCGTCCGTCCTCTCGGTGGGGCAGCAGAAAGCCCCGGGCAGTCCCGTCGCGGGCCGCGCCACCGTGTTCATCTTCCCCGACCTGAACACCGGCAACACCACCTACAAGGCCGTGCAGCGCGCCGCTGGCGTCGTCGCCGTGGGCCCCATGCTTCAGGGCCTGCGCAAACCCGTCAATGACCTGTCACGCGGCGCGCTCGTGGACGACATCGTGTACACCATCGCCCTGACCGCCATCCAGGCCACGCAAGTGGAAGGCACCCCCTCGCCTTGA
- a CDS encoding LptF/LptG family permease, whose translation MPSLLIRLVLAEVTRWYAAGVALFLALQLTDALSSTVANLLTYKPALSTAASAFLSLAPSFLNRSLVLAVPFAILLALARMQSDNELKAMSAGGVPPLRLVWPIAVPFLLVAGLTYVNANDTAPRGMARWWNTWYGIYNTTPPPPEQKLYTYAPPGALYYAGKVITPKGSAEAQLQGVMVQRGDTTLTASTGTWNTQKRTWTLLNPWETRPGQNPRALTGPVTVPQTDRLRPAIIEVEQTTTTALKARAADPGLPDTDRREAAFTVAQRTADPITPIIFALAAGALGLLLRNRAAAFGAVLVFLVGFYALWTTMPGLARAGAVQPDLAAWTPNLAFLILAAALAWRLR comes from the coding sequence GTGCCGTCACTCCTGATCCGCCTCGTTCTGGCCGAGGTCACGCGCTGGTACGCGGCGGGCGTCGCGCTGTTCCTCGCGCTGCAACTCACGGACGCCCTGAGCAGCACCGTCGCCAACCTCCTCACGTACAAACCTGCCCTGAGCACCGCCGCCAGCGCCTTCCTGAGCCTCGCGCCCAGCTTCCTGAACCGCAGCCTCGTGCTGGCCGTGCCGTTCGCGATCCTGCTCGCCCTGGCCCGCATGCAGAGTGACAACGAACTCAAGGCCATGAGCGCCGGGGGCGTCCCGCCCCTGCGCCTCGTGTGGCCCATCGCGGTCCCGTTCCTGCTCGTCGCGGGCCTCACGTACGTCAACGCGAACGACACCGCCCCGCGCGGCATGGCCCGCTGGTGGAACACCTGGTACGGCATCTACAACACGACCCCCCCACCCCCCGAACAGAAGCTCTACACCTACGCCCCGCCCGGCGCGCTCTACTACGCCGGGAAGGTCATCACGCCCAAAGGCAGCGCCGAAGCGCAACTTCAGGGCGTCATGGTGCAGCGCGGCGACACCACCCTGACCGCCAGCACCGGCACCTGGAACACCCAGAAACGCACCTGGACCCTCCTGAACCCCTGGGAAACGCGGCCCGGCCAGAACCCCCGCGCCCTGACCGGACCGGTCACCGTGCCGCAGACCGACCGGCTCCGCCCCGCCATCATCGAGGTTGAACAGACCACCACCACGGCCCTCAAGGCCCGCGCCGCTGACCCCGGCCTGCCCGACACGGACCGCCGCGAGGCCGCGTTCACCGTCGCCCAGCGCACCGCCGACCCCATCACGCCCATCATCTTCGCCCTGGCCGCCGGCGCGCTGGGCCTGCTGCTGCGCAACCGCGCCGCCGCGTTCGGCGCCGTGCTGGTGTTCCTGGTGGGCTTCTACGCCCTGTGGACCACCATGCCCGGCCTGGCCCGCGCCGGGGCGGTGCAGCCCGACCTGGCCGCCTGGACGCCCAACCTCGCGTTCCTGATCCTGGCCGCTGCGCTCGCCTGGAGGCTCCGGTGA
- the ddrC gene encoding DNA damage response protein DdrC, with protein sequence MKNVPLTLDFGTVRLPVSADGLLHAPSALTQLGVPEDQHASTLAAHDLTPDSADFGAGPEGALNVPAFTTLCFALDTTQARRWRKRAQELLTRAMQGDVRLAASIAERNPDPEARRWLAARLDSTHARRELMSTVARHGGAGNVYGQLGSISNRSVLGTDSATIRRERGVKHTRDGLSSTELLRLAYLDAATARAIQDRGAHGNAAILRVHEHLARHERQGWHGAQPPQAG encoded by the coding sequence GTGAAGAACGTACCCCTGACCCTCGATTTCGGCACCGTCCGGCTGCCCGTCAGCGCGGACGGACTCCTCCACGCGCCCTCCGCCCTGACGCAACTGGGCGTCCCGGAAGACCAGCACGCCTCCACCCTCGCCGCCCACGACCTGACCCCTGACAGCGCCGACTTCGGCGCGGGGCCGGAAGGCGCCCTGAACGTCCCCGCGTTCACCACGCTCTGCTTCGCGCTGGACACCACGCAGGCCCGCCGCTGGCGCAAGCGCGCGCAGGAACTCCTGACCCGCGCCATGCAGGGCGACGTGCGCCTCGCCGCCAGCATCGCCGAGCGCAACCCCGACCCCGAAGCGCGCCGCTGGCTGGCCGCCCGCCTGGACAGCACCCACGCCCGCCGCGAACTCATGAGCACCGTCGCCCGGCACGGCGGCGCCGGCAACGTCTACGGGCAGCTGGGCAGCATCAGCAACCGCAGCGTCCTGGGCACCGACAGCGCCACCATCCGCCGCGAACGCGGCGTGAAACACACCCGCGACGGCCTGAGCAGCACCGAACTGCTGCGCCTCGCGTACCTCGACGCCGCCACCGCCCGCGCCATCCAGGACCGCGGCGCGCACGGCAACGCCGCCATCCTCCGGGTGCACGAGCACCTCGCGCGGCACGAGCGGCAGGGCTGGCACGGCGCCCAGCCTCCCCAGGCAGGCTAA
- a CDS encoding LptF/LptG family permease, whose amino-acid sequence MKTFERYVLSEIAPLLFGALAAVIALLVVASLERYLAPLLAKGAPPLLVARLLALNVPEAAARALPIALMFAVLLGLSRLAADSEIKSALAAGIPATRLYRPVLILGAVVTALAFALGEGLVPRAQTQIGEVQQRIVLANPRVLGLDEQNVVLRDALGRAISIGQILPGGELRDLRIVTMQDGLPPREVITAREGRLIPGSATLTLRGGQRVTYQDARPVTILSFETGTLPLQDTGTDLGSATQARPVNDPLPALWQRLNTYRAQGIQAPAEFTALHQKFAAPLAALALAFFGVSLAVFSFRSGRNVGFVWALMLTFAYYATYSVFNVMGEKGALPGAVAAYAPDLVAVLAGSLLLWLSARR is encoded by the coding sequence CTGAAGACCTTCGAACGCTACGTCCTGTCCGAGATCGCGCCGCTGCTGTTCGGCGCGCTGGCCGCCGTGATCGCGCTGCTGGTCGTCGCCAGCCTGGAACGCTACCTGGCGCCGCTGCTGGCCAAGGGCGCGCCGCCCCTGCTCGTCGCGCGACTCCTTGCGCTGAACGTCCCGGAAGCCGCCGCCCGCGCCCTGCCCATTGCCCTGATGTTCGCCGTGCTGCTGGGCCTCTCCCGGCTGGCCGCCGACAGCGAGATCAAGAGCGCGCTGGCCGCCGGCATTCCCGCCACCCGCCTCTACCGGCCCGTCCTGATCCTCGGGGCGGTCGTCACCGCCCTCGCCTTCGCCCTCGGCGAGGGCCTCGTGCCGCGCGCGCAGACCCAGATCGGTGAAGTGCAGCAGCGCATCGTTCTGGCCAACCCCCGCGTCCTGGGCCTGGATGAACAGAACGTCGTCCTGCGCGACGCGCTGGGCCGCGCCATCAGCATCGGGCAGATCCTCCCCGGCGGGGAACTCCGCGACCTGCGCATCGTCACCATGCAAGACGGCCTCCCTCCCCGCGAGGTCATCACCGCCCGCGAGGGCCGCCTCATTCCCGGCAGCGCTACCCTCACCCTGAGAGGCGGACAGCGCGTCACATACCAGGACGCCCGGCCCGTTACCATCCTCAGCTTCGAGACCGGCACCCTGCCTCTCCAGGACACCGGCACGGACCTCGGCAGCGCCACGCAGGCCCGGCCGGTCAACGATCCCCTGCCCGCCTTGTGGCAGCGCCTGAACACCTACCGCGCCCAGGGCATCCAGGCGCCGGCCGAGTTCACCGCGCTGCACCAGAAGTTCGCCGCGCCCCTCGCCGCGCTCGCCCTGGCGTTCTTCGGGGTCAGCCTCGCCGTGTTCAGCTTCCGCAGCGGCCGCAACGTCGGCTTCGTCTGGGCCCTCATGCTGACCTTCGCGTACTACGCCACGTACAGCGTCTTCAACGTCATGGGCGAGAAGGGCGCCCTGCCCGGCGCGGTCGCCGCGTACGCCCCCGACCTCGTCGCCGTACTGGCAGGCAGCCTGCTGCTCTGGCTCAGCGCCCGCCGGTAA
- a CDS encoding acetate kinase has protein sequence MWTLVLNCGSSSVKFALLDVQGGQVRLSGLAERLGSAGASARLEVDGVRRAVDLAGGSYAEAFAVIAGALEELGVRAQVGAVGHRVVHGGERFSAPALITPEVLAEIRACVPLAPLHNPANIAGIEAAQGAFPDAAHVAVFDTAFHQSMPEVAFRYAVPGDWYRQHGVRRYGFHGTSHAFVAARAALVLGRPLAELNLVTAHLGNGCSVCAVQGGRSVDTSMGLTPLEGLIMGTRSGDVDPGLHDYIARQAGLSLSEVTAALNRESGLLGLSGLSNDMRELEEAAGRGHPGARLALDVFVHRLAKQMAGMAAAMGRVDGLVFTGGIGENSAWVRGAVLSKLAVLGARVDEAANAAAVRGQSGVISAPGALAALVVNTNEELMIAQQTQTLLAEQKGVQA, from the coding sequence ATGTGGACTCTGGTGCTGAATTGCGGGTCGAGCAGCGTGAAGTTTGCGCTGCTGGACGTGCAGGGTGGGCAGGTGCGGCTGTCGGGGCTGGCGGAGCGGCTGGGGTCGGCGGGCGCGTCGGCGCGGCTGGAGGTGGACGGCGTGCGGCGCGCGGTGGATCTGGCGGGTGGCAGTTACGCGGAGGCGTTCGCGGTGATCGCTGGGGCGCTGGAGGAGCTGGGCGTGCGCGCGCAGGTGGGTGCGGTCGGGCACCGGGTGGTGCACGGAGGAGAGCGCTTTAGTGCGCCGGCGCTGATCACGCCGGAGGTGCTGGCGGAGATCCGGGCGTGCGTGCCGCTGGCGCCGCTGCACAACCCGGCGAACATCGCGGGGATCGAGGCGGCGCAGGGGGCGTTCCCGGACGCGGCGCACGTGGCGGTGTTCGACACGGCGTTCCATCAGAGCATGCCGGAGGTCGCGTTCCGGTACGCGGTGCCGGGGGACTGGTACCGGCAGCACGGGGTGCGGCGGTACGGGTTTCACGGGACGAGTCACGCGTTTGTGGCGGCCCGCGCGGCTTTAGTGCTGGGGCGGCCTCTGGCCGAGCTGAATCTGGTGACGGCGCATCTGGGGAACGGGTGCAGCGTGTGCGCGGTGCAGGGTGGCCGCAGCGTGGATACCAGCATGGGCCTGACGCCGCTGGAGGGGCTGATCATGGGTACGCGCAGCGGGGACGTGGATCCGGGGCTGCATGATTACATCGCGCGTCAGGCGGGCCTGAGCCTCTCGGAGGTGACGGCCGCGCTGAACCGCGAGAGTGGCCTGCTGGGCCTGTCGGGGCTGAGCAACGACATGCGCGAGCTGGAGGAAGCCGCCGGGCGTGGGCATCCGGGGGCGCGGCTGGCGCTGGACGTGTTCGTGCACCGCCTTGCCAAGCAGATGGCGGGGATGGCGGCGGCGATGGGACGGGTGGATGGGCTGGTGTTCACGGGGGGCATCGGGGAGAACAGCGCCTGGGTGCGCGGCGCGGTGCTCTCAAAGCTGGCGGTGCTGGGCGCGCGGGTGGACGAGGCGGCGAACGCGGCCGCGGTGCGTGGGCAGTCGGGCGTGATCAGCGCGCCGGGCGCCCTGGCGGCGCTGGTCGTGAACACGAACGAGGAACTCATGATCGCGCAGCAGACCCAGACGTTGCTGGCCGAGCAGAAGGGAGTCCAGGCATGA